From the genome of Schaalia dentiphila ATCC 17982, one region includes:
- a CDS encoding HAD-IIA family hydrolase, translating into MTALTHEPTPLTDLPPVTAWLSDMDGVLVKENRALPGANEFLAALRGKNIPFLVLTNNSVFTNRDLSARLANSGLDIPEENIWTSANATAAFLHQQSPGSTAYVIGEAGLTTAIHSAGYVMTEIDPEFVVLGEVRSYDFHALTHAIRLIEGGAKFIATNPDVSGPSDEGTLPACGAIAAMITAATGQKPYFVGKPNPVMIRAGLNKIGAHSESAAMVGDRMDTDVRAGVEAGLRTHLVLSGSTAREDINIFPFRPFGIHEGIGDLIELVEAAH; encoded by the coding sequence ATGACTGCCCTGACGCACGAACCGACACCCCTAACCGATCTGCCTCCCGTCACCGCGTGGCTCTCCGACATGGACGGCGTCCTGGTCAAGGAGAATCGGGCGCTTCCGGGCGCGAACGAGTTCCTCGCCGCTCTGCGCGGGAAGAATATCCCCTTCCTGGTCCTCACCAACAATTCGGTGTTCACGAACCGCGACCTGTCCGCACGCCTGGCGAACTCCGGCCTGGACATCCCCGAAGAGAACATCTGGACCTCCGCGAACGCGACGGCCGCGTTCCTGCACCAGCAGTCGCCCGGCTCAACCGCGTACGTCATCGGAGAGGCCGGCCTGACCACCGCGATCCACTCCGCGGGATACGTCATGACTGAGATCGATCCCGAGTTCGTGGTGCTCGGCGAGGTGCGTTCCTACGACTTCCATGCGCTGACTCACGCGATCCGCCTCATTGAGGGCGGCGCGAAGTTCATCGCGACCAACCCCGACGTGTCTGGCCCCTCCGACGAGGGCACCCTCCCCGCCTGCGGCGCCATCGCGGCGATGATCACGGCGGCGACCGGGCAGAAACCCTACTTCGTCGGCAAGCCGAACCCCGTCATGATCCGCGCTGGCCTGAACAAGATCGGCGCGCACTCCGAGAGCGCCGCAATGGTCGGCGACCGCATGGACACGGACGTGCGCGCTGGCGTCGAGGCCGGCCTGCGCACCCACCTGGTCCTGTCAGGTTCCACGGCCCGCGAGGACATCAACATTTTCCCGTTCCGCCCCTTCGGCATCCACGAGGGCATCGGCGATCTCATCGAGCTCGTCGAGGCGGCGCACTGA
- a CDS encoding glycerophosphoryl diester phosphodiesterase — protein MSEFPRIFAHRGASSLAPENTIAAFSKAMEVGARWFEFDVDIAGDGSLIVIHDDTLDRTTTGSGSYYQLGFADIRRLDAGRWFSDTYRFERIPEAADALAFAHAQQMGANLEIKPCAGGDRLRERLIEALAVTLAGDKVPSRLIVSSFDHDLLASFHEACPTVALGWLIERASEEWREGAAALGATAIHPGVEGLTESDVRAMRDAGFEVNVWTVNDIEQARELASWGVTGIFTDRPQDFPAEALKA, from the coding sequence ATGTCTGAATTCCCCCGCATCTTTGCCCACAGAGGCGCTTCCTCGCTCGCGCCGGAGAACACGATTGCCGCGTTCTCCAAGGCGATGGAGGTCGGTGCCCGCTGGTTCGAGTTCGACGTGGATATCGCCGGCGACGGCTCTCTCATCGTCATCCACGACGACACGCTGGACCGTACGACGACGGGGTCCGGCTCCTACTACCAGCTCGGATTCGCGGATATCCGCCGACTCGACGCGGGCCGTTGGTTCTCGGACACGTACCGCTTCGAGCGCATTCCCGAGGCCGCGGATGCCCTCGCGTTCGCGCACGCCCAGCAGATGGGCGCGAACCTGGAGATCAAGCCCTGCGCGGGCGGGGATCGGCTGCGCGAACGCCTGATCGAAGCCCTGGCCGTCACGCTGGCAGGGGACAAGGTTCCCTCCCGACTCATCGTCTCCTCCTTCGACCACGACCTCCTCGCTTCCTTCCACGAGGCCTGCCCGACGGTTGCGCTCGGCTGGCTGATCGAGCGCGCCTCCGAGGAGTGGCGCGAGGGCGCGGCCGCCCTGGGTGCGACAGCGATTCATCCGGGCGTTGAGGGCCTCACCGAGTCTGACGTGCGCGCGATGCGCGACGCGGGCTTCGAGGTCAACGTGTGGACCGTCAACGACATCGAGCAGGCTCGCGAGCTGGCCTCGTGGGGCGTCACCGGCATCTTCACGGATCGTCCGCAGGACTTCCCCGCCGAGGCCCTGAAGGCCTGA
- the pyrE gene encoding orotate phosphoribosyltransferase: MTNDSHKARLATLVQELSVIHEKVTLASGRESDFYVDMRRSTLHHEAAPLIGHVMLDLLEESGFAVGEEYVAVGGLTMGADPVATAMMHAAASRGLDLDAFVVRKAAKDHGMKRRIEGPDVVGKNVVVLEDTSTTGGSPLEAALTLREAGANVVAVAVIVDRATGAKERIEAEGFPYFYALGLEDIGLA; the protein is encoded by the coding sequence ATGACCAACGATTCCCACAAGGCGCGCCTGGCCACCCTCGTCCAGGAACTCTCCGTCATCCACGAGAAGGTCACCCTGGCGTCGGGGCGCGAGTCCGACTTCTACGTCGACATGCGCCGATCGACCCTCCACCACGAGGCGGCCCCCCTCATCGGCCACGTCATGCTGGACCTCCTGGAGGAGTCCGGCTTCGCGGTCGGCGAGGAGTACGTGGCCGTCGGCGGTCTGACGATGGGCGCTGACCCCGTTGCGACCGCGATGATGCACGCCGCCGCGTCGCGCGGCCTGGACCTGGACGCATTCGTCGTGCGTAAGGCCGCGAAGGATCACGGCATGAAGCGCCGCATCGAGGGCCCGGACGTCGTGGGTAAGAACGTCGTCGTCCTCGAGGACACGTCCACGACCGGCGGCTCCCCGCTGGAGGCCGCGCTCACACTGCGCGAGGCCGGCGCGAACGTCGTCGCCGTCGCCGTCATCGTCGACCGCGCGACGGGCGCGAAGGAGCGTATCGAGGCCGAGGGCTTCCCGTACTTCTACGCGCTGGGCCTGGAGGACATCGGCCTGGCCTGA
- the fbaA gene encoding class II fructose-bisphosphate aldolase has product MPIATPEVYAEMLNRARDGKFAYPAINVTSSQTITAALQGFAEAESDGIIQVSVGGAEYGSGSTIKNRVTGSLALAAYAYEVAKNYGITVALHTDHCAKQNIDSWVRPLLEIEAGQVAEGKLPTFQSHMWDGSAIPLDENLEIAKELLALSVKANTILEIEVGAVGGEEDGVVGEINEKLYTSTADGIKTVEALGLGEKGRYITALTFGNVHGAYKPGHVKLRPELLGTIQKEVAEHFGLDHRPFDLVMHGGSGSTAEEIATAVANGVIKMNVDTDTQYAFTRPVVDHMMRNYDGVLKIDGEVGVKKQYDPRTWGKSAEAGMAARVVEACERLGSAGTQMR; this is encoded by the coding sequence GTGCCTATCGCAACCCCTGAGGTCTACGCAGAGATGCTGAATCGCGCACGGGATGGCAAGTTCGCCTACCCTGCGATCAACGTGACCTCGTCCCAGACCATCACCGCCGCCCTCCAGGGCTTCGCCGAGGCCGAGTCTGACGGCATCATCCAGGTGTCCGTTGGCGGCGCCGAGTACGGCTCCGGCTCCACCATCAAGAACCGCGTCACCGGCTCGCTGGCCCTCGCCGCCTACGCCTACGAGGTTGCCAAGAACTACGGCATCACCGTGGCTCTGCACACCGACCACTGCGCCAAGCAGAACATCGACTCCTGGGTCCGCCCCCTCCTCGAGATCGAGGCCGGCCAGGTCGCCGAAGGCAAGCTGCCCACCTTCCAGTCCCACATGTGGGACGGTTCCGCGATTCCGCTCGACGAGAACCTCGAGATCGCCAAGGAACTGCTCGCCCTGTCCGTCAAGGCCAACACGATCCTCGAGATCGAGGTCGGCGCGGTCGGCGGCGAGGAAGACGGCGTCGTTGGTGAAATCAATGAGAAGCTCTACACTTCCACCGCGGACGGCATCAAGACCGTTGAGGCCCTGGGCCTGGGCGAGAAGGGCCGCTACATCACGGCCCTGACCTTCGGCAACGTGCACGGCGCCTACAAGCCCGGCCACGTGAAGCTGCGTCCCGAGCTGCTCGGCACCATCCAGAAGGAGGTCGCTGAGCACTTCGGCCTCGACCACCGCCCCTTCGACCTGGTCATGCACGGCGGCTCCGGCTCCACCGCCGAGGAGATCGCCACCGCTGTCGCCAACGGCGTCATCAAGATGAACGTCGACACCGACACGCAGTACGCGTTCACCCGCCCGGTCGTCGACCACATGATGCGCAACTACGACGGTGTCCTCAAGATCGACGGCGAGGTCGGCGTGAAGAAGCAGTACGACCCGCGCACGTGGGGCAAGTCGGCCGAGGCCGGCATGGCCGCCCGCGTCGTCGAGGCCTGCGAGCGCCTGGGTTCTGCCGGCACGCAGATGCGCTGA
- a CDS encoding glycoside hydrolase family 20 zincin-like fold domain-containing protein, which translates to MPQSSPSHARAPRLARTRAKVALILTINASRTDLGDEGYQLTVNANGAQVVAANRSGLLWGARTIEKAVRTGQGTVPAGSITDIPRFADRGATLCACGTHITPDWITRQIDRMPDLKMNYLSLELRIKSDKYPVAQQFPFDRIDEYMEAFGSTEWHMGADEFIFKQGPGDVKTYLAQIRSHYGAQMFWNTKTPKTDGNAEAFKARIKALGEPSTYVDPTRETLAPGQYTIALSDGRALSVSGGTPTAGTASDNWELAATPDGYYQICSVNANRCLAVYSEETPNSETHVSTTPGHPVTAYACADMSQEFTPTFQGDYATRNPQKWVAETAGDGFRLRNAMTNQYLSVIDSGYLSRRPNGGEKTVASEGLIGVCGPRIKAEAAAADSVETRWERGKESMATDGDPATYWHSQYIDANKAKLPGADNARK; encoded by the coding sequence ATGCCTCAGTCATCGCCAAGCCATGCGCGGGCGCCGCGGCTTGCGCGCACCCGAGCGAAAGTCGCGCTCATCCTCACGATCAACGCGTCCCGCACCGACCTCGGTGATGAGGGCTACCAGCTGACCGTCAACGCAAACGGAGCCCAGGTCGTGGCTGCCAACCGCTCCGGCCTCCTGTGGGGTGCCCGCACCATCGAAAAGGCGGTGCGCACCGGCCAGGGAACCGTGCCCGCCGGTAGCATCACCGACATCCCGCGCTTCGCCGACCGTGGCGCCACCCTGTGCGCCTGCGGCACCCACATCACCCCGGACTGGATCACCCGACAGATCGACCGCATGCCCGACCTGAAGATGAACTACCTGTCCCTCGAGCTGCGCATCAAGTCCGACAAGTACCCCGTCGCCCAGCAGTTCCCCTTCGACCGCATCGACGAGTACATGGAAGCCTTCGGGTCCACCGAATGGCACATGGGCGCCGACGAGTTCATCTTCAAGCAGGGCCCCGGCGACGTCAAGACGTACCTCGCACAGATTCGCAGTCACTACGGCGCCCAGATGTTCTGGAACACCAAGACCCCCAAGACTGATGGAAACGCTGAGGCTTTCAAGGCGCGCATCAAGGCCCTGGGTGAACCATCCACCTACGTCGACCCCACGCGCGAGACCCTCGCCCCCGGCCAGTACACGATCGCGCTGTCTGACGGACGAGCACTCAGCGTGTCGGGTGGCACCCCGACCGCGGGCACCGCCTCCGATAACTGGGAGCTGGCCGCCACCCCCGACGGCTACTACCAGATCTGCTCGGTCAACGCGAACCGTTGCCTCGCCGTCTACTCAGAGGAAACACCGAACTCTGAGACCCACGTGTCGACGACCCCCGGACACCCGGTAACCGCCTACGCGTGCGCTGACATGAGCCAGGAGTTCACCCCCACGTTCCAGGGCGACTACGCGACGCGCAACCCCCAGAAGTGGGTCGCGGAAACCGCCGGCGACGGCTTCCGCCTGCGCAACGCCATGACCAACCAGTACCTGAGCGTCATCGACTCCGGCTACCTGTCGCGCCGCCCCAACGGTGGTGAGAAGACCGTGGCCAGCGAAGGCCTGATCGGCGTGTGCGGCCCCCGCATCAAGGCCGAGGCCGCGGCAGCCGACTCCGTCGAAACCCGCTGGGAGCGCGGCAAGGAATCCATGGCCACCGACGGTGACCCCGCGACCTACTGGCACTCCCAGTACATCGACGCCAACAAGGCCAAGCTGCCCGGCGCCGACAACGCCCGCAAGTAG
- a CDS encoding serine/threonine-protein kinase has protein sequence MEEGEELGGYRLIRRLGTGGAGTVWLAEDGGGTRVALKAMHPAMAASEESRQRLERETRTVNSVRSPFVAHIVDAETEASQPFVVSEYVEGPTLAEILVSGPVPLRGVAALSYHLASTIAAVHHANIIHRDIKPSNIICSPRGPVLIDFGIAMATSDQHLTSTGLVSGTAGYTAPELLQGHGATKESDWWAWCATLLSCATGRPPFGKGDVSATMLRVLGGDPDLAGLHPMVADALAGGLAPDPDERPSPSLIVADLMSAVGWAPGELDYVTVNWAQLLDTGMRTQMVNSDPQEIAAPPEWEDAGQRPGVAGARAVAYPQHPRRDASEFTAANDHTEVVNTASVAEGYGDWEDESAEVAWHDDATDTWQAVDDADPTEVLAPYPQAPYAHPQGAYGPGPGVAPGPAQQPYPQAGFVTPPVGAVPQWNPSPAAGVVGAHDETASSPEKKNAWISGAAVLALLASLPFVFGMSGTLIVGIALTAFGLVGAMSRWVERRRILRGPKPSDGAAVIAMSPILLARSIVTTALGLVVGGLIPYLVWAGVSYSYEGRVLWTWPVDVATSSGLDRSDYWLSDPHGTIIVWALAAATIWAAWLMPFAADLRVGTATSLRAIVRPAWGRALLTVGCGGFLAGAWLIVTGGLSH, from the coding sequence GTGGAAGAAGGCGAGGAACTGGGCGGCTACAGGCTGATCCGTCGGCTCGGTACGGGCGGGGCTGGGACGGTCTGGCTCGCCGAAGACGGGGGCGGCACGCGTGTCGCCCTCAAAGCTATGCATCCGGCGATGGCCGCCTCGGAGGAGTCGCGCCAGCGGCTGGAGCGCGAGACGCGCACGGTGAACTCCGTGCGCTCGCCGTTCGTCGCGCACATCGTCGATGCGGAAACCGAGGCCTCCCAGCCTTTCGTTGTCTCGGAGTACGTGGAGGGTCCCACGCTCGCGGAAATCCTCGTCTCCGGGCCGGTGCCGCTGCGTGGTGTCGCCGCCCTCTCCTACCACTTGGCGTCCACGATCGCGGCCGTTCATCACGCCAACATCATCCACCGCGACATCAAGCCGTCTAACATCATCTGTTCGCCGCGCGGCCCGGTCCTCATCGACTTCGGTATTGCGATGGCGACCTCCGATCAGCACCTGACCAGCACCGGCCTCGTGTCGGGGACGGCCGGGTACACCGCGCCTGAACTCCTGCAGGGCCACGGTGCCACGAAGGAGTCGGACTGGTGGGCGTGGTGTGCCACCCTGCTGTCCTGCGCCACCGGGCGCCCGCCGTTCGGCAAGGGCGACGTGTCCGCCACGATGCTGCGCGTCCTCGGAGGAGACCCCGACCTCGCCGGACTGCACCCCATGGTCGCCGACGCGCTCGCGGGTGGACTTGCTCCCGACCCCGATGAGCGTCCCTCGCCCTCCCTGATCGTCGCCGACCTGATGAGCGCAGTCGGGTGGGCTCCCGGCGAGCTTGACTACGTGACCGTGAACTGGGCGCAGCTGCTCGATACGGGCATGCGTACGCAGATGGTCAATTCCGATCCCCAGGAGATCGCCGCGCCTCCCGAGTGGGAGGATGCGGGGCAACGTCCGGGTGTCGCCGGTGCACGCGCCGTCGCATACCCGCAGCACCCGCGCCGCGACGCCTCGGAGTTCACCGCGGCAAACGATCATACGGAGGTCGTGAATACCGCCTCAGTGGCGGAAGGCTACGGTGACTGGGAGGATGAATCCGCCGAGGTCGCCTGGCATGACGATGCGACCGACACGTGGCAGGCCGTCGATGATGCGGACCCCACCGAGGTGTTGGCACCCTATCCGCAAGCTCCCTACGCGCACCCGCAGGGTGCCTACGGTCCCGGGCCTGGCGTTGCCCCCGGTCCCGCGCAGCAGCCGTACCCTCAAGCGGGCTTCGTGACACCTCCGGTGGGCGCGGTTCCGCAGTGGAACCCGAGCCCTGCCGCAGGTGTCGTCGGCGCGCACGACGAGACGGCCTCGTCTCCGGAAAAGAAAAATGCCTGGATCTCCGGTGCCGCTGTGCTCGCGCTCCTGGCCTCCCTGCCCTTCGTCTTCGGTATGAGCGGCACCCTCATCGTCGGCATCGCCCTGACCGCCTTCGGGTTGGTTGGAGCGATGAGTCGGTGGGTCGAGCGGCGGCGCATCCTGCGCGGCCCTAAGCCATCGGATGGGGCAGCCGTTATCGCTATGTCCCCGATCCTGCTCGCGCGTTCGATCGTGACCACCGCCCTCGGCCTCGTTGTGGGGGGTCTTATCCCCTATCTCGTGTGGGCCGGCGTTTCGTATTCTTATGAGGGACGTGTCCTGTGGACCTGGCCAGTCGACGTAGCTACGTCAAGCGGCCTCGATCGCAGCGATTACTGGCTCAGTGACCCCCATGGGACGATCATCGTGTGGGCGCTTGCGGCGGCCACCATCTGGGCGGCCTGGCTGATGCCGTTCGCCGCAGATCTGCGTGTTGGAACGGCGACATCGCTGCGCGCGATCGTGCGTCCTGCCTGGGGACGTGCGCTCCTCACGGTAGGCTGTGGTGGGTTCCTGGCAGGTGCATGGCTGATCGTTACGGGTGGGCTGTCGCACTAA
- a CDS encoding DUF4032 domain-containing protein codes for MALDITAAAIDPALLDLPWDVPLEEWPSNLLAALPRGISRHIVRFVNLSGRVLAVKEIGPTVAHHEYDCLRDLTRLDAPSVQPVAVITGRESPEGEELNAVLITEHLQFSLPYRALFSLSMREDTATRLIDALALLLVRLHLLGFYWGDVSLSNTLFRRDAGEFAAYLVDAETGELHPKLTPGQREYDVDLARTNIIGELMDLQAGGFFPEDADPIDVGDRIRTQYDLLWNEVTAEESIPNEQRQYLVSERIRRLNDLGFDVAELHMASDSSGEHLVIQPKVVDAGHHNRKFMRLTGMDVGEHQAARLLADIDVWRATSGLQDIPLEQAAHQWLTDVFAPVVRAIPRELAGKLEPAQLYHEYLEHRWYMAQQAGHDIPGEEAVASYIENILPSKRDEAVLIEPGPGRASMLSAEANPDLW; via the coding sequence ATGGCTCTGGACATTACGGCGGCCGCAATTGACCCCGCCCTTTTGGACCTCCCGTGGGACGTTCCCCTCGAGGAGTGGCCATCCAACTTACTCGCGGCACTTCCCCGCGGTATTTCCCGCCACATCGTGCGCTTCGTGAACCTGTCTGGCCGCGTGCTCGCGGTCAAGGAGATCGGTCCGACCGTCGCCCATCACGAATACGACTGCCTGCGTGACCTGACGCGCCTGGACGCCCCGTCCGTCCAACCGGTCGCCGTCATCACCGGACGCGAAAGCCCCGAGGGCGAAGAACTCAACGCCGTACTCATCACCGAGCACCTGCAGTTCTCCCTCCCCTACCGCGCACTCTTCTCCCTGTCGATGCGCGAGGACACCGCGACGCGCCTCATCGACGCGCTCGCCCTCCTCCTCGTTCGCCTCCACCTCTTGGGCTTCTACTGGGGCGACGTCTCCCTGTCGAACACGCTGTTCCGCCGCGACGCAGGCGAGTTCGCCGCCTACCTGGTCGACGCCGAAACCGGCGAACTGCACCCAAAGCTCACCCCCGGCCAGCGCGAGTACGACGTCGACCTGGCCCGCACGAACATCATCGGCGAACTCATGGATCTCCAGGCCGGCGGTTTCTTCCCCGAAGACGCCGACCCCATCGACGTCGGCGACCGCATCCGCACCCAGTACGACCTGCTGTGGAACGAAGTAACCGCCGAGGAGTCCATTCCCAACGAGCAGCGCCAGTACCTCGTCAGCGAGCGCATTCGCCGCCTCAACGACCTCGGGTTCGATGTCGCCGAGCTGCATATGGCATCGGATTCGTCGGGCGAGCATCTGGTCATCCAGCCCAAGGTGGTCGACGCCGGGCACCACAACCGTAAGTTCATGCGCCTGACCGGGATGGACGTCGGCGAACACCAGGCCGCCCGCCTCCTCGCAGACATTGACGTGTGGCGCGCGACAAGTGGGCTGCAGGACATTCCCCTTGAGCAGGCCGCCCACCAGTGGCTCACCGACGTGTTCGCCCCCGTCGTGCGCGCGATTCCGCGCGAGCTCGCCGGCAAGCTCGAGCCGGCTCAGCTGTATCACGAGTACCTCGAACACCGCTGGTACATGGCCCAGCAGGCCGGTCACGACATTCCCGGTGAGGAGGCCGTCGCCTCCTACATCGAGAACATCTTGCCGTCCAAGCGCGACGAGGCCGTCCTCATCGAACCCGGGCCTGGCCGCGCCTCTATGCTCAGCGCCGAGGCGAACCCCGACCTGTGGTGA
- a CDS encoding ABC transporter ATP-binding protein, producing the protein MATVTFDKATRVYPGSDKPAVDQLDLEIKDGEFLVLVGPSGCGKSTSLRMLAGLEDVNSGRILIGDKDVTDVPPKNRDIAMVFQNYALYPHMSVRENMGFALKIAGTPKEEINKRVEEAAKILDLEPYLDRKPKALSGGQRQRVAMGRAIVRKPQVFLMDEPLSNLDAKLRVQTRTQIASLQRELGVTTVYVTHDQTEALTMGDRIAVLAGGLLQQCGTPQEMYERPANEFVAGFIGSPAMNLGTFTVEGEWAKLGPARVRVSEAARAAMTAEDGGKIKIGFRPEGLDVVADGSEGSIPVEVDFVEELGSDAYVYGHLAGAAEGETLGSGSEGTGKQLIVRVPPRTAPARGGVLHVRIREGQQHNFSAATGVRLPE; encoded by the coding sequence ATGGCAACCGTTACCTTTGACAAGGCCACCCGCGTCTACCCGGGTTCCGACAAGCCCGCCGTCGACCAGCTCGACCTCGAGATCAAGGACGGCGAATTCCTCGTTCTCGTCGGCCCCTCCGGCTGCGGCAAGTCGACCTCGCTGCGTATGCTCGCCGGCCTGGAGGACGTGAACTCCGGCCGCATCCTCATCGGCGACAAGGACGTCACAGACGTTCCGCCGAAGAACCGCGACATCGCGATGGTCTTCCAGAACTACGCTCTCTACCCCCACATGTCGGTGCGCGAGAACATGGGCTTCGCCCTGAAGATCGCCGGCACCCCGAAGGAAGAGATCAACAAGCGCGTCGAAGAGGCCGCTAAGATCCTCGACCTGGAGCCCTACCTGGACCGCAAGCCCAAGGCTCTGTCCGGCGGCCAGCGTCAGCGTGTCGCCATGGGCCGCGCGATCGTCCGTAAGCCCCAGGTGTTCCTCATGGACGAACCCCTGTCGAACCTGGACGCGAAGCTGCGTGTCCAGACCCGTACGCAGATTGCCTCCCTGCAGCGTGAGCTCGGCGTCACCACCGTGTACGTCACCCACGACCAGACCGAGGCTCTGACGATGGGCGACCGCATCGCGGTTCTTGCCGGCGGCCTCCTCCAGCAGTGCGGCACCCCGCAGGAGATGTACGAGCGTCCCGCCAACGAGTTCGTCGCTGGCTTCATCGGCTCCCCCGCCATGAACCTGGGCACCTTCACGGTCGAGGGCGAGTGGGCCAAGCTCGGCCCCGCACGCGTGCGTGTCTCCGAGGCCGCCCGCGCCGCGATGACCGCTGAGGATGGCGGAAAGATCAAGATTGGCTTCCGTCCCGAGGGCCTGGATGTCGTTGCCGACGGCTCCGAGGGCTCCATCCCCGTCGAGGTTGACTTCGTCGAGGAACTCGGCTCGGACGCCTACGTGTACGGCCACCTGGCCGGCGCCGCCGAGGGCGAGACCCTGGGCTCCGGCTCTGAGGGCACCGGCAAGCAGCTGATCGTGCGCGTTCCCCCGCGTACCGCCCCCGCGCGCGGCGGTGTCCTGCACGTGCGCATCCGCGAGGGTCAGCAGCACAACTTCTCCGCTGCAACGGGCGTTCGCCTGCCCGAGTGA
- a CDS encoding SDR family NAD(P)-dependent oxidoreductase, whose translation MGTALVTGATSGIGEEFCWQLAAAGHDLVLVARSEDALCALADSLANVAGVRAEVIAADLSTDSGCGRVAARLDVGGPEDRDKPDLAPVDLLVNNAGFGLGTEFLDNSLENEIKGLNVMVRAVMTLAHHAGISMRSRGRGAILNVGSVASRTGAGTYSAHKAWVVAFTEGLAAELKGSGITATVVCPGPVDTPFFERAGVDMRATPSWLMASPEQVVTEALDAVRAGRVQVTPTIPYKVAMGAMKLAPRWVTACAMRSVPHM comes from the coding sequence ATGGGAACAGCGCTGGTCACCGGAGCAACCTCCGGCATTGGTGAAGAATTCTGTTGGCAACTGGCCGCCGCGGGCCACGACCTGGTGCTCGTCGCGCGCAGCGAAGACGCCCTGTGCGCGCTCGCGGACTCGCTCGCGAATGTCGCCGGCGTGCGCGCCGAGGTGATCGCCGCCGACCTGTCCACCGACTCCGGCTGCGGACGCGTCGCCGCCCGCCTTGACGTGGGAGGACCCGAAGACCGCGACAAGCCTGACCTGGCTCCCGTGGACCTCCTCGTCAATAACGCCGGCTTTGGATTGGGAACAGAGTTCCTGGACAACAGCCTTGAGAACGAAATCAAGGGCCTGAACGTCATGGTCCGCGCCGTCATGACCCTGGCCCACCACGCCGGCATCTCCATGCGCTCGCGCGGACGCGGCGCCATCCTCAACGTCGGCTCTGTCGCCTCGCGCACGGGCGCGGGCACCTACTCCGCCCACAAGGCCTGGGTCGTCGCCTTCACCGAGGGCCTCGCCGCCGAGCTCAAGGGATCTGGAATCACGGCCACAGTCGTGTGCCCCGGCCCTGTCGACACACCGTTCTTCGAGCGCGCGGGCGTCGACATGCGTGCAACCCCCTCCTGGCTCATGGCCAGCCCCGAGCAGGTCGTCACGGAGGCCCTCGACGCCGTGCGTGCGGGCCGCGTTCAGGTCACCCCCACCATCCCCTACAAGGTCGCGATGGGCGCCATGAAGCTGGCCCCGCGTTGGGTGACCGCGTGCGCCATGCGCTCCGTCCCCCACATGTGA
- a CDS encoding TrmH family RNA methyltransferase, with translation MPPFYGAARVGSVNEFENGCDIARDGACGNDEAWAAQSGQVGVGPWPGGEAAWPVGEYYDRELLKAGDRRNVEDRYRYWTMDAIRADIAARSLPFEVAVENLDHDFNIGSIVRTANAMGARRVHVVGRKRWNRRGAMVTDRYLPVDHRPEVRELVEHCSKEGLTLVGVDNVEGSVALEGAVLPERACLVFGSEASGLSEEMIRACDSVVAITQRGSTRSMNVGHAAAIVMWAHASRLEGAETS, from the coding sequence ATGCCTCCATTCTACGGTGCCGCTAGGGTGGGATCCGTGAACGAGTTCGAAAACGGGTGTGACATCGCGCGTGATGGCGCGTGCGGGAACGACGAGGCCTGGGCTGCGCAGTCCGGGCAGGTCGGGGTCGGTCCGTGGCCGGGTGGGGAGGCCGCCTGGCCGGTCGGCGAGTACTACGATCGGGAGCTCCTGAAGGCGGGGGATCGGCGCAACGTCGAAGACCGCTACCGCTACTGGACGATGGACGCGATTCGAGCGGACATTGCTGCCCGCTCGCTGCCCTTCGAGGTGGCAGTGGAGAATCTCGATCACGACTTCAACATCGGGTCGATTGTGCGAACGGCGAATGCCATGGGTGCGCGCCGCGTGCACGTCGTGGGGCGCAAGCGGTGGAACCGACGCGGCGCGATGGTCACCGACCGCTACCTGCCGGTGGATCACCGTCCCGAAGTGCGTGAACTCGTGGAGCATTGCTCGAAGGAAGGCTTGACACTCGTCGGCGTCGACAATGTTGAGGGGTCCGTCGCGCTCGAAGGCGCGGTGCTGCCGGAGCGCGCGTGCCTCGTTTTTGGATCCGAGGCTTCCGGATTAAGCGAGGAGATGATCCGGGCGTGCGATAGTGTCGTCGCCATTACTCAGCGCGGTTCGACTCGGTCCATGAATGTTGGTCATGCTGCCGCGATCGTTATGTGGGCGCACGCGTCGCGTCTGGAGGGCGCGGAAACCTCCTGA